In a single window of the Elaeis guineensis isolate ETL-2024a chromosome 4, EG11, whole genome shotgun sequence genome:
- the LOC105043396 gene encoding BAG family molecular chaperone regulator 2 translates to MMLGRTKSPAAAKEFSPVKKFPAAAAAADEAHQWEVRPGGMLVQKRDPDSAAAAPTIRVRVKYGAAYHEIYLSSQSTFGELKKLLSERSGLHPEDLKVVYKEKERDSSAYLDISGVKDGSKVVVVDDPAGRAKRLLEMRHQAKIAKASNSISQISLEVDKLASQVSELDAVITKGGKVAKKDVVNLIELLMSQLVKLDGIVADGDLKHQKRMQERRVQKYVEKLDVLKVKNDTVKTTNEQMPAQQPQQKKKQPPSPVVTTKWETFDSLFSPTTPATATPATATTNASSVPTPRFDWELF, encoded by the exons ATGATGCTAGGGAGGACGAAGAGCCCGGCCGCGGCGAAGGAATTCAGCCCCGTGAAAAAATTTCCGGCGGCCGCGGCGGCGGCCGACGAGGCTCACCAGTGGGAGGTCCGGCCCGGCGGGATGCTGGTCCAGAAGCGGGACCCCGACTCCGCTGCCGCCGCTCCCACCATCCGAGTCCGCGTCAAGTACGGCGCCGCCTACCACGAGATCTATCTCAGCTCCCAATCCACTTTCG GGGAGTTGAAGAAGCTGCTATCGGAGAGATCTGGACTGCATCCGGAAGACCTGAAGGTGGTGtacaaagaaaaggagagggattCCAGCGCGTATCTCGACATCTCCGGCGTGAAGGATGGGTCCAAGGTGGTGGTCGTGGATGACCCCGCCGGCCGGGCCAAGCGCCTGCTAGAGATGCGCCACCAGGCCAAGATTGCCAAGGCCTCCAACTCCATCTCCCAGATAAGTCTCGAAGTCGACAAACTCGCGTCCCAG GTATCTGAACTAGATGCTGTTATAACCAAAGGTGGAAAGGTTGCTAAGAAAGATGTGGTGAACCTCATCGAGCTGCTGATGAGTCAACTGGTCAAGCTGGATGGTATCGTCGCCGATGGGGATTTGAAGCACCAGAAGAGAATGCAG GAGAGGAGAGTGCAAAAGTATGTGGAGAAGCTGGATGTGCTCAAGGTGAAGAATGACACGGTCAAGACGACCAATGAGCAAATGCCGGCACAACAGCCGCAGCAGAAGAAGAAGCAGCCACCCTCGCCGGTGGTGACGACGAAATGGGAGACATTTGATTCTCTCTTCTCGCCAACCACCCCGGCGACCGCCACTCCGGCGACAGCCACCACAAATGCATCATCGGTCCCCACCCCAAGGTTCGATTGGGAGTTGTTTTGA